From a region of the Thiorhodovibrio winogradskyi genome:
- a CDS encoding glycine betaine ABC transporter substrate-binding protein, whose translation MLKNSLKSLLALALTVGLSAGAMAADSIKIGWTAWSDAEFVTKLAAKLLEDRLGYEVELVQTDIAPQYQGVANGDIDVMLMSWQPGTHGDYLEKVCKDVVPLGILYTHAQLGWAVPNDIPEDVLNSIEDLKKDEVKEKLDGTITGIDPGAGLTRLSQQALEDYDLDYELQISSGAAMTAALERAVRRDEWIVVTGWSPHWMFGAYDLRYIEDPKGVLGSFERVVALARKGFYQDHIQAASFLSRMQIPIDDLQASMYDAQESSYEEAVDQYIENNGNRIDYWVTGEI comes from the coding sequence ATGTTGAAAAACAGTCTCAAATCCCTTCTCGCCCTTGCCCTGACCGTCGGTCTTAGCGCCGGCGCCATGGCCGCGGACTCGATCAAAATCGGCTGGACCGCTTGGTCGGATGCGGAATTCGTCACCAAACTCGCCGCCAAACTGCTTGAGGATCGGCTCGGCTATGAGGTCGAGCTGGTGCAGACCGATATCGCGCCTCAGTACCAGGGCGTGGCCAACGGTGATATCGATGTCATGCTGATGTCCTGGCAGCCAGGCACGCACGGGGACTATCTGGAAAAGGTGTGCAAGGATGTGGTGCCGCTCGGCATCCTCTACACCCATGCCCAGCTCGGTTGGGCGGTGCCGAATGACATCCCCGAGGATGTGCTCAATTCCATCGAGGATCTGAAAAAAGACGAAGTGAAAGAGAAGCTTGACGGCACCATCACCGGCATTGATCCCGGCGCCGGCCTGACCCGGCTGTCGCAGCAAGCACTTGAAGACTACGACCTCGACTACGAGTTACAGATTTCATCCGGCGCGGCGATGACGGCGGCTCTGGAACGCGCCGTGCGTCGCGATGAGTGGATTGTGGTCACCGGCTGGAGCCCGCATTGGATGTTCGGCGCCTATGACCTGCGCTACATCGAGGACCCCAAGGGCGTGCTCGGCAGTTTCGAGCGCGTCGTGGCCCTGGCACGCAAGGGTTTCTACCAGGATCACATCCAGGCCGCGAGCTTCCTCTCGCGCATGCAAATCCCAATCGACGACCTGCAGGCGAGCATGTACGACGCCCAGGAAAGCTCCTATGAAGAAGCCGTCGATCAGTACATCGAGAACAACGGCAACCGCATCGATTACTGGGTGACTGGCGAGATTTAA
- a CDS encoding ABC transporter permease, whose protein sequence is MAKSDLDFDIPIGDWVEAGVDWIQDNLTPLLDAIADGLDLIIDAFENLLLFFPPLLLAALIVLLATWRVGWRFGLFAIAAMALLFGMDIWKETVVTLALVIASSLVALAIGIPIGIAMARNDKVEMIARPILDFMQTMPPFVYLIPAAIFFGLGKVPGAIATLIFAMPPAVRLTNLGIRQVSTEHVEAGKAFGCTSSQLLFKVQLPLAMPSIMAGINQTIMLALSMVVIASMIGAGGLGNTVLTGIQRLNVGLGFEGGLGVVLLAILLDRITQSYGRVRTRAGPSLLSRLRRWAGRHPDHAAVVD, encoded by the coding sequence ATGGCTAAGTCTGATCTCGATTTCGATATCCCCATCGGCGACTGGGTCGAGGCCGGCGTTGATTGGATTCAAGACAATCTGACCCCGCTGCTCGATGCCATCGCCGATGGTCTGGACCTGATCATCGACGCCTTCGAGAATCTGCTGTTGTTCTTTCCGCCGCTGCTGCTGGCAGCCTTGATTGTCCTGCTGGCCACCTGGCGCGTGGGTTGGCGCTTTGGGCTCTTTGCCATCGCCGCCATGGCGCTGCTGTTTGGCATGGATATTTGGAAGGAAACCGTGGTGACCCTGGCGCTGGTCATTGCCTCCAGCCTGGTGGCCTTGGCCATTGGGATTCCCATCGGCATCGCCATGGCGCGCAATGACAAGGTCGAGATGATCGCGCGCCCCATTCTGGATTTCATGCAGACCATGCCGCCCTTTGTGTATCTGATTCCGGCGGCGATTTTCTTTGGGCTTGGCAAGGTGCCGGGGGCCATTGCCACCTTGATTTTCGCCATGCCGCCGGCGGTGCGCCTGACCAATCTCGGCATTCGCCAGGTCAGCACCGAGCATGTGGAAGCGGGCAAGGCCTTTGGCTGCACCAGCTCGCAGTTGCTGTTTAAGGTGCAGTTGCCGCTGGCCATGCCCTCCATCATGGCCGGCATCAACCAGACCATCATGCTGGCGCTGTCCATGGTGGTCATCGCCTCCATGATCGGCGCCGGCGGACTCGGCAATACGGTGCTGACGGGCATCCAGCGGCTGAATGTCGGCCTGGGCTTCGAGGGCGGGCTTGGCGTGGTGCTGCTGGCGATTTTGCTCGATCGCATCACTCAAAGCTATGGCCGCGTGCGCACCCGCGCTGGCCCGAGCCTGCTCTCGCGGCTACGCCGCTGGGCCGGACGCCATCCCGATCACGCCGCTGTGGTCGACTGA
- the proV gene encoding glycine betaine/L-proline ABC transporter ATP-binding protein ProV translates to MTDKLVIENLYKIFGPAPDEAIRLLDQGLGKDEIFQRTGTTVGVRQASFSIRAGEVFVVMGLSGSGKSTLVRMINRLIEPTHGRILLDGIDITAMNKQELIDMRRHQMSMVFQSFALLPHKTVAENAAFGLDVAGKTRQQSRDQAIQALSTVGLEPYADSYPDELSGGMRQRVGLARALATEAPILLMDEAFSALDPLIRTEMQDELVGLQDKKPHTIVFISHDLDEAIRIGDRIAIMEGGRVVQIGTPEEIVTQPANDYVRSFFYGVDVSKVFTAGDIASNRALIVFERTGMNVRAALAQLQDHGRALGVVTDRENRYRGMVSVNTLAAAAKTTGTHWDQAFIADLEPASATMDLSEVLSRVASSEHPVPVVDEQGRYRGIIDKTILLQTLDKTT, encoded by the coding sequence ATGACTGACAAGCTCGTCATCGAGAATCTGTACAAAATTTTTGGCCCCGCGCCCGATGAGGCCATTCGGCTGCTCGATCAGGGTCTGGGCAAGGATGAGATTTTCCAGCGCACCGGCACCACCGTTGGCGTGCGGCAGGCGAGCTTCAGCATCCGCGCGGGCGAGGTGTTCGTGGTCATGGGGCTGTCGGGGTCTGGCAAGTCCACCCTGGTGCGCATGATCAATCGCCTCATCGAGCCCACGCACGGGCGTATTCTGCTTGACGGTATCGACATTACCGCGATGAACAAGCAGGAACTCATCGATATGCGCCGCCACCAGATGAGCATGGTGTTCCAGTCCTTCGCCCTGCTGCCGCATAAGACGGTGGCCGAGAACGCCGCTTTTGGGCTGGATGTAGCGGGCAAGACGCGTCAACAGAGCCGCGATCAGGCGATTCAAGCGTTGTCCACCGTCGGCCTGGAGCCCTATGCCGATAGCTATCCCGATGAGCTTTCCGGCGGCATGCGCCAGCGTGTCGGGCTGGCGCGGGCGCTGGCTACCGAGGCGCCCATCCTGCTGATGGACGAAGCCTTCTCGGCGCTCGATCCACTGATCCGCACCGAGATGCAGGATGAACTGGTCGGCTTGCAAGACAAAAAGCCCCACACCATCGTGTTCATTTCCCACGATCTCGACGAGGCCATTCGCATTGGCGACCGTATTGCCATCATGGAGGGCGGTCGGGTGGTTCAGATTGGCACGCCGGAGGAGATCGTCACCCAGCCGGCCAATGACTATGTGCGCTCTTTCTTTTATGGCGTGGATGTCAGCAAGGTATTCACGGCCGGGGATATCGCCTCCAATCGTGCGTTGATTGTCTTTGAACGCACCGGGATGAACGTGCGTGCCGCGCTCGCGCAATTGCAGGATCACGGACGGGCGCTCGGGGTGGTGACGGATCGAGAAAACCGCTATCGCGGCATGGTCAGTGTCAATACCCTGGCCGCCGCGGCAAAAACCACTGGCACCCACTGGGATCAGGCCTTTATCGCGGATCTCGAGCCGGCGTCGGCGACGATGGATCTCTCGGAGGTGCTCTCGCGCGTGGCGAGCAGTGAGCATCCAGTGCCGGTGGTCGATGAACAGGGGCGTTATCGCGGCATTATCGACAAGACCATTTTGTTGCAAACCTTGGATAAAACGACCTAA